Proteins encoded in a region of the Dendropsophus ebraccatus isolate aDenEbr1 chromosome 11, aDenEbr1.pat, whole genome shotgun sequence genome:
- the LOC138767796 gene encoding uncharacterized protein, whose translation MYLIHESAPGPNKHTHIPIKSPPTREVRPYACSVLNAKKKKPKMSDGANNAPYGPARRMRLRRKHQLVVLSILWKMRNYYLRLCRQKDAEQRRLQEVGRRYWVHPINVRRETRGHIGCLYDDLRRHPDKFQDFVRLPMEAFDHLLSILTPHLQRQDTYMRKSIPPVGRLLITLRFLATGESYVSLHLQFRVGTSTISGIVRCTCAVIWEHLQPIVMPSPTREIWLQSAAGFQSVANFPNCIGAVDGKHIRVKQPPRSGSQYFNYKKFFSVVLIAVVNSTYRFLAIDVGSYGSTGDSRALLRSEFGRRILLDHVTLPPPTPLPGTTHPAPFVMVGDQAFPLLNNLLRPYPRRGLDERGRVFNRRLSRARNFVECAFGIMTSQWRVFTTALQLKLATVDMVIKAACVLHNYLRDYAPTPEVNVETLPAFSAPINYGQGRQLNRGIVVRNLFADYFMTPEGAVPVPLSQPPL comes from the exons atgtatttgattcatgaatctgcccccgggccaaataagcacacccacatccctataaaatctccgcccactcgcgaagtacgcccatatgcttgtagtgttttgaatgccaaaaaaaaaaaaccaaagatgtctgatggcgctaataatgcgccctatgggccagcccggcgtatgaggctgcgccgcaagcaccagctcgtggtgctttcgatcctgtggaagatgcgtaattattacctgcgtttgtgt aggcaaaaagacgcagagcagcgccgtctgcaggaggtgggacggcgatattgggtccaccccatcaatgtgcggagggagacccggggccacattggttgcctgtatgatgatttgcgacg acatcctgacaagttccaggacttcgtgcgcctgcctatggaggcctttgatcatttactttccattttgaccccacatctccagagacaggacacctacatgcggaaatccatccctcctgtgggacgtctgctcataacgttaag attcttggcgacaggggagagttatgtatcgttgcacctccaattcagggttggtacgtccaccatctctggaattgtgaggtgcacgtgcgccgtgatctgggagcatttgcagcccatcgtgatgcccagtccgaccagggagatttggttgcagtcagcagcaggctttcagtctgtggccaatttccccaactgtataggggcggttgatggtaagcacatacgtgtgaagcaaccaccgcgatcaggatcacagtatttcaattataagaaatttttttctgtggtcctgatcgcggttgttaattccacgtatcgtttccttgccatcgacgtcggctcctatggcagtactggggactcccgggcgctactgagatcagagtttgggcggcgcatactcttagatcacgtgactctacctcctcccactcctcttccgggtaccacgcatcccgctccattcgtcatggtaggggatcaagccttccctttactgaacaacctgctgcgcccttacccacggagagggctggatgaacgggggagagtatttaaccggaggctgagccgggcacgtaacttcgtggagtgcgccttcgggatcatgactagtcagtggagagtgtttaccactgccctgcagttgaaattggccacagttgacatggtcattaaagctgcctgtgttctccacaactaccttcgggactatgctcccaccccggaggtgaacgtggagacactgccagcttttagtgcccctatcaactatggccaagggagacaactcaaccgcgggatagtggtcaggaacctctttgctgactacttcatgactcctgaaggcgccgtgcccgtgcccctttcacagcctcccttatga